Below is a genomic region from Calditrichota bacterium.
GCGATCCGGTTAGGTGGGAAAACGGCTCCTTGACCATCGCTTTTGGAATGGAAAATGATTTTCATGCCGCTTATTTGGAAAAGCATCTCAAAGAAGTGGAGGCCATCGTTTCCAGGATTTTAGGCATTGCTGCTCATCTGACCTTTGTCAAAGTGGAGCGGCAAATCCCAGAAACCGGAAATGGCGACAATGGGAATTATTATTTACAAAAATTGGGACAAAAAATACCTTTGATCAAAGACATTGACGAGGCTTTCGATGTGGAGGTTGTGAAATAAGCGGGAACTTTGCCTAGCTGTCAAAGTATTAATTATCCACGCAGTTATGTGGCTAAAGGATTTTTATTTTTCCCCTTTTCGATTTTTTTTGCATACGGTAACGAAAGACGAAGATTGGTTTTTAAAAAGGAGTTTTTCAATGAAAAATTTAGGGATCATGGGAATGTTGAAACAATTCCAGGAAGTCCAGGAAGAAATGAATAGAATTAAGCAGGAATTGGCGTCCCAAAGAGTGACGGCTTCGGCTGGTGGTGGCATGGTCGAGGTGACTGCGAACGGTCGACAGAAAATTATCGACATCAAAATTGAGCCGGAATTACTTGAAACGAATGATAGGGAGATGTTAGAGGATTTAATCGTAGCGGCTGTGAATTTGGCGCTGGAAAAGGCAAGCGATTTGGCCTCTGAAGAAATGAATAAAATCGCCGGCGGCGTTCTGAACAATTTGCCGGAAGGCTTGAAGATTCCAGGTTTTAACGCTTGAGAGAAGGATGAATTTTCAGGGTTTGCCCGCAACAAAAAGTTTGTAGCCGGAGGACGTCCATTGTCGTACACTGTCACTTATGATGAGGAATGCGATTGCATTTTGGTCTCTGTCGCGGGGGAGTTCAATTTGCCGTTGCTGGAAAAAATTGCAACCGATGTTGAGAAAATTGAAAAAAAACATGGTTGCAAGCGAATTATTAACAATTTGCTGGAAGCCAAACTTGCCGATGGCGCGCTTGAAGTTTACAAGATGCCCGAAAAAGCGAAACAAATGGGCGTTGATTACACTTACAAGCGGGCGCTGGTGGTCGGAGATCGCTTTTTAGATTTTTATTTCCTGGAAACAGTTTTTGTCAATCAAGGGCATTTAGTGAAAATGTTTGCCACTTTTGACGAAGCAAAAGAATGGCTTGCTCAGAATTGAGAAAATCAAGGAGTTTGCATTTGTTCTGGCAGCCGCTAAAACATTCTAATTGAATAGAAAAAAGCTATTTCAAAAATAAAAGCAAAAAATGCCATATTTGTCCAAATCCTTGCAGCGAGCAATTGATGAATTGTCTCGTCTTCCGGGAATCGGTAGAAAGTCCGCACAGCGGATTGTTTTTTATCTACTGAAACTCCCGAAAGAGGAGGTTCATGCGTTGGCTCAGGCGTTAGAAGATGTGAAAGAAAAAGCGATTTATTGTTCCGTTTGTTTCAATATCACGGAAACCGATCCGTGTCCGATTTGTACGAACACAAATCGTGATCGCAGCATTATTTGCGTGGTCGAGGAAGCGAATGATGTGGCGGCGCTGGAAAAGACCGGCGATTACAAAGGTCTTTACCATGTTCTTGGCGGCAGTCTTTCCCCGCTGGACGGTATTGGCCCTGATGATCTGCGAATCAAGGAACTTCTTCGGCGCATGAGTAACGAAGTGAAAGAGGTCATTTTAGCGACAAATCCCAACGCTGAAGGAGAAGCCACCGCGTTGTACCTGGCGAAACTGCTCAAGCCGTATGGCATAAAAATTTCCCGAATCGCCAGAGGAATTC
It encodes:
- the recR gene encoding recombination protein RecR, producing MPYLSKSLQRAIDELSRLPGIGRKSAQRIVFYLLKLPKEEVHALAQALEDVKEKAIYCSVCFNITETDPCPICTNTNRDRSIICVVEEANDVAALEKTGDYKGLYHVLGGSLSPLDGIGPDDLRIKELLRRMSNEVKEVILATNPNAEGEATALYLAKLLKPYGIKISRIARGIPVGTDLEYADAITLLKAIEGRTMF
- a CDS encoding YbaB/EbfC family nucleoid-associated protein produces the protein MKNLGIMGMLKQFQEVQEEMNRIKQELASQRVTASAGGGMVEVTANGRQKIIDIKIEPELLETNDREMLEDLIVAAVNLALEKASDLASEEMNKIAGGVLNNLPEGLKIPGFNA